In a genomic window of Telopea speciosissima isolate NSW1024214 ecotype Mountain lineage chromosome 5, Tspe_v1, whole genome shotgun sequence:
- the LOC122662307 gene encoding uncharacterized protein LOC122662307 isoform X2: MDSQKGQVQLQQPSSTITPPITSCRKKKSDDANFLEDLRDHIDEFIHASMDEHKTCFKKTMQKMFGMSKIVAERSSEPKEVESILPLRTTVAD, from the exons ATGGACTCCCAAAAAGGTCAGGTTCAACTGCAACAACCTTCTTCTACTATAACCCCACCAATAACTTCTTGTCGAAAAAAGAAGTCAGACGATGCTAATTTCTTGGAGGATTTAAGGGACCATATTGATGAGTTCATTCATGCGTCCATGGATGAACATAAAACTTGTTTTAAGAAGACCATGCAAAAG ATGTTTGGAATGTCAAAGATTGTTGCAGAAAGGAGTTCAGAACCAAAAGAAGTCGAAAGTATTCTGCCCCTTCGGACAACTGTAGCTGATTAG